DNA sequence from the Nicotiana tomentosiformis chromosome 3, ASM39032v3, whole genome shotgun sequence genome:
tgcttcctgtgtgcctccgctttatttcttttattgttattggcatttctcctacctagttggtactgttatatgcatgcggtgagaaagatataaatgcacgaaaggtgttaccgtgccaattgatttgatctacatataaatattgggtgagaatgagacaagtgcacgaaggtattgtcgTGTCATTTGATGtaatatgttgaatatatttctcacgccatAAAAGTTAAATGATGTGTCACATggtgatatttatttgaaagaattttatttgaaggatatttacttgaaagaattatattagaaagatatttacttgaaagaattatattagaaagataattacttgaaagaattatattagaaggatgtttatttgaaagaattatattagaaagatatttatttgaaagaattatatttgaaggatatttacttgaaagaattatattggaaagatatttacttgaaagaagtatattcgaaagatatttatttggaagaattgtAATGGAAGGATAATTATTTGagggaagtatattcgaaatacaTTTActtaaaaggattatattctagagacttttattgaaaaacttatagataaaagctgtatattgaaaggacttgattaattggttgtacctgtgtcattattcgtttgagtaatatttacaATATTTCTATTGCGTtgttgtttaaatcactagttgattggtgtagCTATCcctgttatttattttctattatttggtatatcatattgcacaggttattagactactGAGTGTCTTGactctacctcgtctctactccactgagattagtcttgatacttattgggtatcgactgtggtgtactcatactacacttctgcacatatttttgcagagccaggtattggatatatcggactcagacagggttagagtgggatcgtaaggattcaaggtagagctgcttggtcgtcgcagtcccttgtagtctttttatttcattgtactgttactttttaatcaaacagtattgtatattcggtcctcgtgatcatcccatgtattcagttagagttcgtgactcagtactaccagtcttgggaggttgtatattcatatttgttctgaTGTTAGTTTGACTtacttattaaaaaataaatggcttcaaaatgtaattgaaatcggcttacctagtcttagagactaggtgccatcatgacgcctgtggtgggattttgggtcgtgacaagttggtatcagagctctaggttcataggttctacaagtcacgaacaagtttagtagagtcttgcggatcggtacggagatgtctgtacttatcttcgagaggctacagaactagtttgaaaaattttcacttctttcattccttatcgtgctgcatttattcatcttgaagcatatatcttatgttcttttgcatccactcgtgtatgaaattgcacaATCGGtgtcaactatgcgccaacggttcgtgatagtacagaggggttataagggagctagggttgctcaaccattattaccatgtgtcgtccagatcgaggatgcggaagtattgagagatcattcagttgtgcacattggggtgtagtaggttctgacatctgattgataagtatgatattaagaaggtttaattaattgcctaatcatcacaattgtggtagggtcacgaggtggatgtagatctgaaatagttggtggtattagagactatgtagttcgtatggggcttctatttagcgaagggtacatacgcaaccaaggcactggaggaaacgagtttaactgtcacgaggatgtcatgcgccaaataaatggcttgaggtgtcttatgaccagtgtcctacgagcgatgaaggttagtattgtggatcatcggaatgtgtcctatggcttcacgccaagtgagggagtccactatcaacgatcagattgcgtggtcatgtgttatatgagttttggcctgagatgtatttatgtggtattgaaaggttctccaaaacttgtatatgattaagagctgagatttgtatgggatgatgttgggacttgcggtattcccgcgttcttaataattctacatttcagtatcaacggggtcatggaaataatttcagaatactcgtggtgttctagtaagttcttttaatgcaccactggcaCGAGATTCTTAgtagttattccagttatccggcagagATTCAGTATGAGCAGCCGTGCCCGCACAGGGGTTGTTATGAGAGTagtgatactagacacatcaagagaaattgtcccagatttgggaggggtagatttcatcagaacactcgggttacaagctttattctagttaatactccacgagcacaaccagttaggggtggaggacagacgggtagaaggcgcctaagaggtggaggcccgacccgttgatataatcgctatgatttggctgaggccgatacaccagatggtgtcgttacaggtatgatcctgatttgttataaaaaggatattttcccttaatttgattcggatctgaatattgaggtgagtcctcctattatgctccgcttatgggtgaacttcataattttgtgacccacttatatgtttatccctgttgggagatttgaagatttgagcatgtgtctgtcatttttatttttgtgcaccattgagggctataagtccaaaagtaatttttattattcattacagtggtttaatgtgtttcggaataattgattctaattttatgaattatatgccctactggtatgaggattcattatgtgttatgaaaaatatttacgaaatttattgaaaagaagaaagaaaggaaattgaaatttcaattggcacaatgtgcaaaatacttgtgattcggagttgaggacgagatcctcgcatttttatatgatgtgaaatattgaAACCGGGCTACAAGCTTCAGTGGAAAttatataaggatgaggtccttgtggtgaaaattttatgagtttaaattctccctttgtgaaattgaATTTGTACTacagtactaatagggagttatgccttATAGGCTTAcgtaataattcttttatgtgtttctatGTCATgattgtgctgtaattattgagttttagcctacgaggtgagtgcccaggtggcgttaaatgtgactcgttaaatcGGGCAAATAGTTATggggtcttcatgcctcacattctgttgtcagtgttgtgaaaaaatAATCGAAACGAGGtactggttaatatgagattaattgatgatgctggaattaattatgaatagcttttaagaccagagatgtggtgatgggcatacatatgatgtgcttcatgtcctgatatcatggTGATAATttagtgcttgtaatgctgagaattatgttattgatatataccttgtggtattttgttgggttgtgggtGTGCTATTAGgatttattttggtgttactctggaaggtggataggcccatttacaggggagactctgccgaaatttctgaaacatTCGGTagttagaaaaatttgggagattgttaTGTGCGAAAGGAGagaaaagttatgttatgtgttcaagggcgaatgatccctaagcgggggagaatataacaccccggagtacttcaacactatcaagaaagttgatgtgtgcataggcacgagttgctatagccagtggagactaataccgtgtgttgttgtcaaaatcaggccttttgaaaaaaACGGTTGCactgtactcctttagaatcgtaaaattccgttgctattacgcagtataatttcgtatgaaaaTTTATTGAAGATCGTACTTGGCATATGTAGAACAAGTCCATTTTGGTGAATTTGATCACACTTTCCTTACTGAAGAAACAACGTTTCCATTCCATGATGAATTAAAGTCCATTCCTAGCACATATACCTCCATTcttccataataataaagtagtaAATAATGATGTAGGAAGATTGGCTTAAGGCTTttggttgtgggccccactttagggGATGACGAAGCCACAACTATTCTCTTAAAATGCCACTTTGCAACATACTTTAAGAGTCATTTGATTGACTTCAAGTTGCTGCCACGTTAGTTGTTCAATTCTTATCCAATATTGTCTTAATTAATTTCTTAATTAATTTGCTAatcccccattaaccaataattattcaattatccacataattaggaattatctcaaattacttaaaatactaattacttttaacacactttatacccCTTACTATCATAgttatgtggtaccttgtatgacagtagtccataaatatggggtattatagcttggaccgtattttacctcaaaatgtcaactttgacgaaactcattttctttgatttactTACTCTCGcactttcacgaatttacttgtcacttgtttgaaataacataatacttataacctcaaaaataatcttctccccgagcttatatcaatttactcatagtgtactttcatgtacgaaaatatgggtgTAACAGATGCTAAGCTTGTAAAGAATAGACAACTTCAGAAGGATCTAAAAAGGGTTAAAAATGATCTTGATAAGTCACTTAAATGTACCTGGTCATTTAATGTAATAACGTCTATGTACAGGAGTAATGGTGGAAACATGCAAGGAATTGGGTTTCAAAAGGCTAAAACCCCCTATAATCCCCGTAGCAAGTACATAACTGTGACAGATAATTGGCTTTATACTCATTATGGTCAAACAGGTCACTACAAGGATTCATGTAAAGACAAAATTCAGTCTCTGcagaaaaacaaagtttttgTAGAAAAGAAGCATACTGTTGAGGAATCTGGTTCTCTTAAAAACAAATATGTGTTGCCTGCATGGACAAAAAGGAGTTTTATTCACCCATTCtatcattacaagggacccaagcTGGCTTGGGTTTCTAAGTCTAATTAGTAATTTTGTGTGCAGGCTGGAGTGAGAAGTAGCAGTCaaaaatggtacatggatagtggctgctctaaACATATAAATGGAAGAATGGATGATTTCCTCTCACTCAAGCCCTTCCAAGgtgggagtgtgtcctttggaaATGGCAAGAAGGGCTATATTCGTGGTGTTGGCAAAATTGGCAAAACACTCTTCCATGCAATTGAAAATGTGTACTACGTGAATGGTTTGAAATATAGCATATTAAGTGTGTCCCAAATCTGtgacaaaggaaacaaagtgaAGTTCTTATCAAAAGCTTGCATTGTCATCAATCTCACAACTAGTGAAGTGGTATTGATAGCAAAAAGGTTCAAGAACATCTATGTTGCAGATTTCGACTCACTGAATGGTGGTGATATAACATGACTAAGTGCCATTGATGATGATGTTGAGTTGTGGCACAGACGACTGGGGCATGCAAACTTTACCTTGCTGAATAAGGTGATCAAGAAGAACATGGTTCGTGGGCTGCCCAAGTCAAAGTTCAGGGATCATAAGGTGTGTGATTCTTGTGCAAAAGTGAAGCAGGTCAGGTCCTCATTTAAACCAAAGAAGGAAGTAAGTACCTCAAGGCCACTGGATCTTCTTTATATGGATCTTTGTTGACCTATGAGGATACCTAGCAGAGGAGGAAATAAGTGCATCTTTGTGATTGTAGACGACTATTCTAGATTCACATGGACATTATTTCTGAGGACCAAAGATGAAACATTTCTTGTAATCATTGCATTTGTGAAGCAAATTCAAGTGAAGATGGGATATCATGTTGTGAGTATCAAatctgatcatggcactgaatttgacAATGCCAAGTTTGATGAATTTTGTGCTAAAAATGGTATAAGTCGCAATTTTTCAGCTCCTAGAACACCTTAGTAAAATGGTGTTGTGTAGATTAAAAACACGACTCTTGAGGATATGGCTAGAACTATGTTGATCGACAGTGGTGTGCCCAAGAGTTTTTGGGCTGAAGCAGTCAACACTGCCTGTTACTTGATTAACATGTGCATGATCATGTCCCTGCTAGACAAAACTCCTTATGGATGTAAATGCTTTGTTTTGAACAATGGTAAGGAAGCTTTGGGAAAATTTTAAGCAAAAAGTGATGAGCGTATCTTTCTTGGTTACTCCTCTCAAAGCAAGGCATACAAAATCTACAACAAAATGACCCAATGTGTATAATAAAGTGTGCATGTGATCTTCGATGAATCCCAAAAATCAAGTGGGAAAGGGCTAAATGACAAGGAAGATGGAGATGGAGATTTCTCAAAAGTACCGGGAAAAGCAATAGATATTGGCAATGGAAAGACTGATCTAATGAGTCAAGTCAAGCAAAGTGATGAAGAAGATGCAGCAAAACCTCCAGCAGAGAcagaggaacctggtccctctATCACCTCGACTGAAGCAGAGCATAGGGTTACTGATGTTGTATCAGTTACTCCTGATGCAGGACAAAGTAGTGGAAGTCATACTTCTGCTAATGTCAATGATGGTTCAAATATGGAGGAACTTGGTCGTTTAAATTCTAAAGCTCAAGTATCCAACTGGAAGCACAAGAGTTCACATCCGCTTCAAAATATGATCACACCTTTAGATTCTGGTATTCAAACTTGATCTAAGGCAAGAAACATGTTTGTTTTTTTAGCCTTCGTGTCATAAATCGAACCCAAGAACATCAAGTAAGTTTTGAAAGATGTTGACTGGATAACTGCTATGCAAGAAGAGCTCCATAAGTTTGAGAGAAACAAGGTGTGGCACCTGGTTCCTCGACCTTTAGGCAGAACAATGATTGGAACCAGGTGGTTGTTCAAAAACAAACTTGACGAGTTTGGAAATACAACAAGGAACAAAGCAAGGCTGGTGGTCCAAGTATACAAACAAGAAGAAgggattgactatgatgagacATTTGCTCCTGTTGCTTGAATGGAGGCCATCAAAATTCTCATAgcttttgcatctcatatggaattcaaattgttccaaatggatgttaaaagtgcATTTTTGAATGGATATTTGAAGGAGGAAGTATTTGTCAAGCAACCACCTAGTTTTGAATGCCATGAGCATCCTGAACATGTCTTCAAGCTTGACGAGGCTCTATATGGTTTGAAGCAGGCCCCTCGAGCATGGTATGAGAGATTGTCCAAATTCCTTCTTGAGAATGGCTTCACTAGAGGGAAAATTGACAATACTCAATTTCTAAAGAAAAGAGGAGATATTTGTTGATTGTgaaagtctatgttgatgatattatttttggtgcAACAAAGGATTCCCTTTGTGAGGAGTTTACAAAGCTCATGGgtagtgaatttgagatgagcatgatgggtgagctaAATTGCTTCTTTGGGTTGCAAGTGAAGCAGATCTCAAAAGGGACCATGATCAATCAACAGAAGTGCATCAAGGAGCTGCTGAAAAGATTTGAGATGGAAAATTCTAAGACCATCAATACTCTCATTGCCACTGTTACTCGGTTGGACATGGACGAACCTTGTTCTCCTGTCAATGAAACTATATATAGGGGTATCATTAGATCTCTTTTGTACCTGACGGCAAGCATGCCTAATATTATCATCAGTGTTGGATTGTGTGCTAGGTTTCAATTAAGTTCAAAAGAATCTCATTAAATGGTGCCAAAGGAATTTtgaggtatctcaaaggaacaCATGACCCGGTCCTCTTCTATCCCTTAGGAGACTCTTTTGACTTAATTGGATATGTTGATGCCGATTATGCTGGATATTTGGTGGATAGGAAGAGTACATATGGAATGGCACATTTTCTGGGGTCATGCTTGATCTCATGGAGTACAAAGAAATAAAACTTTGTGGCTCTTTCTGCTGTTGAAGCTGAGTATGTAGCTGctattgcaccctattttgcacgagtcaaaacaagattcagcTAGTGTTCCTTGTTGTTGATgaaaagagtcgccacctaatatttaaatgtATACTAAGGtacctatttatttatttatttatttattattatcatATTAGTCAGCTAACCAATAAGATttaggtaagggttcttgttcttctaagggaaatTGTGCCTTTTTCAAATCTGTTCAAACTTCAAAGCTTCAATGAAAGGTGGTTAGCGTTAATAGAAGTGAAATCATGCATTTTTAGGAAAATCGAAAATACTTTGATAATCATGATATATGAACTCAGATTCCATTTTATTGTTTTTCCTATGGGGTTTACTTTGCTTATGTCTCCTACACAAAGGTATTAAAGGTCATACAATAGCAACTGTTAGTCATTAGagaaacatatatacatatatgacaCATTAACTTAATACATGTAAAACATGCTTGTTCTTATGATTTGAACCTCAGTAATGAGCATACTAGTCTGGTTTTAGATCATCTGCTATATGTAGTCCTTTAGAAACATCATTGTGTGCATATTTGAGTATCCTCTATTAAGCCTTTACACTTAGGTGTTTTGTTAACAGACTTCCTGTTTGTCTTTCATTTAAGAGATGCTCATGCTTTTGCTCTCACACTCTTCACTTAAAACTGTATTATCCTATAAagaagaagttgaatcttgatagCTTAACAACATAGAATTTGGAATGTAAGGTTAGTAGTTATCACTTATGAACTTAAGGGAAATTCATTGATATTTTCTTGCCATATTTGAGTGAACATTGCACTATGCTTGGCTGAATATCTTGGCTCTTAATAACCTAAAATGAATCTGGATATTGACCTTCTTTCCTATTTAAGTATCTCTGTTGGTGTTGTTGCTCTTTAGGAAAATC
Encoded proteins:
- the LOC138907690 gene encoding uncharacterized mitochondrial protein AtMg00810-like, yielding MGSEFEMSMMGELNCFFGLQVKQISKGTMINQQKCIKELLKRFEMENSKTINTLIATVTRLDMDEPCSPVNETIYRGIIRSLLYLTASMPNIIISVGLCARFQLSSKESH